GTGTGAACGCCAACCTCTAGGCGTGCATGCGTAATTGATGATGCCGCAGCCCCCAGGAGGCACTCATGCCCGCAGGCTCCATCGACACCGGACACCCCCACTCCGCCCGGATCTACGACTACATCATCGGCGGCAAGGACCACTACCCGGCCGATCGGGAGGCCGGGGACGCGATGGTGCGTGAGTGGCCCGCGTTGCCCGTCCACATGCGGGCCAACCGCGACTTCATGAACCGGGCAGTGCGCCACCTCGCCGCGGAGGCGGGGATACGGCAGTTCCTGGACGTCGGCAGCGGGATACCCACCTCGCCCAACATCCATGAGATCGCGCAGTCGGCGGCACCCGGGGCACGGGTCGTCTACGTCGACAACGATCCGCTCGTACTGACGCTGTCCAAGGGCCTGTTGTCCCCTGCGGCCGAGGGCACGACGGCGTACATCGAGGCCGACATGCGCGACCCGGCGAGCATTCTCGACTCCCCGGCGTTCCGCGAGACCCTCGACCTGGACCGGCCCGTCGCGCTGGCCGTGATCGCGATCGTGCACTTCATGCTGGACGAGCACGACGCGGTCGGCATCGTGCGCCGGCTCCTCGAACCGCTGCCGGCCGGCAGCTATCTCGCGATGTCCGTCG
The DNA window shown above is from Streptomyces chartreusis and carries:
- a CDS encoding SAM-dependent methyltransferase, yielding MPAGSIDTGHPHSARIYDYIIGGKDHYPADREAGDAMVREWPALPVHMRANRDFMNRAVRHLAAEAGIRQFLDVGSGIPTSPNIHEIAQSAAPGARVVYVDNDPLVLTLSKGLLSPAAEGTTAYIEADMRDPASILDSPAFRETLDLDRPVALAVIAIVHFMLDEHDAVGIVRRLLEPLPAGSYLAMSVGTAEFAPDEVGRVAREYAARGMPMRLRTHGEAAEFFTGLDLVEPGIVQVHKWRPDGTGTEVSRDEDIAMYGAVARKPG